The following proteins are encoded in a genomic region of Arachis ipaensis cultivar K30076 chromosome B02, Araip1.1, whole genome shotgun sequence:
- the LOC107625343 gene encoding multiple organellar RNA editing factor 2, chloroplastic-like isoform X1 translates to MAMARSLSVCSLRFSFLLPRCLHSTAAPPLPTLILARRHNPAAAALCRSLPPVAARFTAVRCNANRAAENLAYSPLNNSSSGSNFSERPPTDMAPLFPGCDYEHWLIVMDKPGGEGATKQQMIDCYIQTLAKVLGSEEEAKKKIYNVSCERYFGFGCEIDEETSNKLEGLPGVLFVLPDSYVDPENKDYGAELFVNGEIVQRSPERQRRVEPQPQRHQDRPRYNDRTRYARRR, encoded by the exons ATGGCGATGGCAAGATCACTGTCTGTCTGCTCCCTTCGCTTCTCTTTCCTCCTTCCACGCTGCCTTCACTCCACTGCCGCCCCTCCGCTCCCAACCCTCATCCTCGCCCGTCGTCACAACCCCGCTGCCGCCGCCCTCTGTCGCTCCCTCCCTCCCGTTGCCGCCCGCTTTACCGCCGTCCGCTGCAATGCCAACCGCGCCGCTGAGAACTTGGCTTACTCGCCGCTGAACAACAGCTCGTCGGGTTCCAACTTCAGCGAGCGGCCGCCCACCGACATGGCCCCGCTGTTCCCAGGGTGCGATTACGAACATTGGCTGATCGTCATGGACAAGCCCGGTGGCGAGGGTGCCACCAAGCAACAGATGATCGATTGCTACATTCAGACCCTCGCCAAGGTCCTTGGAAG tgaagaggaagctaagaagAAGATTTACAATGTTTCATGTGAGAGGTACTTCGGGTTTGGATGTGAGATTGATGAAGAGACCTCTAATAAGCTGGAAG GGTTGCCTGGAGTTCTGTTTGTTCTCCCAGATTCATATGTTGATCCTGAAAACAAGGACTATGGTG CTGAACTATTTGTGAATGGAGAAATCGTCCAGAGATCACCTGAAAGACAGAGAAGGGTGGAGCCACAGCCACAACGGCATCAAGACAGGCCAAGATACAATGATAGAACAAGGTATGCTCGACGCAGATAA
- the LOC107625343 gene encoding multiple organellar RNA editing factor 2, chloroplastic-like isoform X2: MAMARSLSVCSLRFSFLLPRCLHSTAAPPLPTLILARRHNPAAAALCRSLPPVAARFTAVRCNANRAAENLAYSPLNNSSSGSNFSERPPTDMAPLFPGCDYEHWLIVMDKPGGEGATKQQMIDCYIQTLAKVLGSEEEAKKKIYNVSCERYFGFGCEIDEETSNKLEGLPGVLFVLPDSYVDPENKDYGG; this comes from the exons ATGGCGATGGCAAGATCACTGTCTGTCTGCTCCCTTCGCTTCTCTTTCCTCCTTCCACGCTGCCTTCACTCCACTGCCGCCCCTCCGCTCCCAACCCTCATCCTCGCCCGTCGTCACAACCCCGCTGCCGCCGCCCTCTGTCGCTCCCTCCCTCCCGTTGCCGCCCGCTTTACCGCCGTCCGCTGCAATGCCAACCGCGCCGCTGAGAACTTGGCTTACTCGCCGCTGAACAACAGCTCGTCGGGTTCCAACTTCAGCGAGCGGCCGCCCACCGACATGGCCCCGCTGTTCCCAGGGTGCGATTACGAACATTGGCTGATCGTCATGGACAAGCCCGGTGGCGAGGGTGCCACCAAGCAACAGATGATCGATTGCTACATTCAGACCCTCGCCAAGGTCCTTGGAAG tgaagaggaagctaagaagAAGATTTACAATGTTTCATGTGAGAGGTACTTCGGGTTTGGATGTGAGATTGATGAAGAGACCTCTAATAAGCTGGAAG GGTTGCCTGGAGTTCTGTTTGTTCTCCCAGATTCATATGTTGATCCTGAAAACAAGGACTATGGTG GCTAA